The window GCGAAGGCCGGCAGGTCGGCGTGCACCGACACCGCGGCGACGTTCTTGAGCTGCACGTTGCCGACGTTGGCCGGCACCTTGATACCGAACTGCGCCAGCATGTTGTTGAAGGTCTGCAGGGTGAAGGGCGTCTGGGTGGTCTGGTCGCCGCTGCCGTCGAGGCCCACGACCAGGCCGTAGCCGATCAGTTGGTTGCTGCGCACGCCCTGGATGGTGGCGATGTCCTTCAGGCGCTCGGCGTGGGCGGCCGGAATCATCAGCAACGCGCAGAGCATCAGGAAGATGTAGGAGCGAGCTTGCTCGCGAACACCTTTGGCAGAGAATTTCGCGAGCAAGCTCGCTCCTACAATGGCCATGACATTCACCCTGCTCAGAACGGGAACAGCGGGCTGAGGAAGAAGCGATCGAACCAGCCCGGCTGGCTCGCATCGGCGAACGCACCGGTGCCCGAGTAGGTGATGCGCGCATCGGCCACGCGGGTGGAGGACACGGTGTTGTCGGTGGCGATGTCGTCGGCGCGGATCAGGCCGGCGATGCGCACCAGCTCGTTGCCGGTGTTCAGGGTCATCCACTTCTCGCCGCGCACGGCGAGGATGCCGTTGGGCATGACTTCGGCCACGGTGACGGTGACCGAACCGGTCAGGCTGTTGCTCTGCCCTGCCTGACTGTCGCCCTTGGCATCGCGAGAGCCACCGTACTCGGCGCTCAGGCTGAGGTCGCCGCCGCCGATGGGGTTGTCGGTGGTCAGGCCGCTACCGAACATCGAGGTCAGGCCGAGCTTGGTCTTGCTGTCCTTGGAAATGTCCGAGTTGGCCTTCTTGCTGGCCTGGGTCTTCTCGTTGAGGGTGATGGTGATGATGTCACCCACGCGGAAGGCCTTGCGGTCGCCATAGAGGTTGTTGTCGAAACCGCTCTGGTAGATCGAACCGTTATTCTGCGCGGCGGGAATCGGGGTGCGCGGCATCACCGGGGCGTAATAGGGGTCATCCGGTTTCGGCGGAGGACTGACGCACCCGGCCAGCGCGGCGACGGCCAGCAGCGGAAGAAGGTGGGAACGGTTCATTACAGCTACCTCTCGGGGAGAGCGACTACGGTTTCACCAGAGCCCGAGGGCTCCGTCATTCACTACAAGTTCTGGGTCACGAAGGACAGCATCTGGTCCGCGGTGGAGATGACCTTGGAGTTCATCTCGTAGGCGCGCTGGGTGGTGATCATGTTCACCAGCTCCTCGACCACGTTGACGTTGGAGTTTTCCAGGGTGTTCTGCTGCACGGTGCCCAGGCCGTTCAGGCCCGGCGTGCCGACCTGCGGCGCGCCGCTGGAGCCGGTTTCCAGGAACAGGTTGTTGCCAATCGCCTGCAGGCCGGCCGGGTTGACGAAGTCGGCGGTCTGGATGTTGCCGATGATCTGCGGCTGCGGGTTGGCCGGGGTGGTCACCGAGACGGTGCCGTCCTGGCCGACGGTGAAGGTCTGGGTCTCGTTGGGCACGACCACGGCCGGCTCCAGCGCGTAACCGTTGGCGGTGACGATCTGGCCGTCGGAGTTCAGGTGGAAGCTGCCGTCACGGGTGTAGCCGACGGTGCCGTCGGGCATCAGTACCTGGAAGAAGCCGCGACCGTTGAGCGCCATGTCCAGCGGCTGGTCGGTGGTCTGCAGGCTGCCTTCGGTGAAGTTCTTCTGGGTGCCGACGATGCGCACACCGGTGCCCAGCTGCAGGCCGGAGGGCAACTGGCTGTCCTGGGTGGAGTTGGCGCCGGGCTGACGTTTGATCTGGTACAGCAGGTCCTGGAACTCCGCGCGGTCGCGCTTGAAGCCCGTGGTCGAAACGTTCGCCAGGTTGTTGGAAATGGTGGTCAGGTTCATGTCCTGGGCCGAAAGCCCCGTCTTGCTGACCCACAGTGCCGAAAGCATCGTCGTTCTCCTCGGGCGCCGGATTCATGGCGCCTCGATCTGGTGATTAGCTAAATTGCAAAACCCGCGCCATGGCCGCCGAATCGTCTTCGGCGGTGCGCATCATCTTGACGTGGAGCTCGAACTGGCGGGACAGCGAGAGGATCGAAGTCATCTCCTCCACCGCATTGACGTTGCTCGCTTCGAGGAAGCCCGACACGACCGTGGCGTTGGCATCGGCCTGCGGCGCCGGCTGACCCGGCTCCTGCTTGATGCGCACCAGGCCGTCGAGGCCCTTCTCCAGCTTCTTCGGGTCCGGGGTGACCAGCTTGATGCGGTCCACCTCGGCCACCACGCTGGGGCTGTCGCCCAGGCCACGGATGCTGATGGTGCCGTCTTCGCCGATGTCGATCTTTTCCTGCGGCGGCACGGCAATCGGCCCGCCATTGCCGATCACCGGCAAACCGTCGCCGGTGCGCAGTTGGCCGAGGGCGTCGATCTCCAGGCTGCCGGTGCGGACATAGGCTTCACCACCGTCGGGCGCCTGCACGGCGATCCACGCATCGCCCTTGGCGGCGACGTCGAGGTCGCGGCCGGTTTCCTGCAGGCTGCCGGGGGTGAAGTCGGTGGCCGGACGCTCGGTCATGGCGTAGACCCGCGCCGGGAAACTGTCGCCGAACACCTGCATCGAGCGCGCCTGCTCGAAGTCACGGCGGAAGCCGTTGGTGGAGATGTTCGCCAGGTTGTTGGCGTGAGCGCGCATCGCCAGGGTGTTCTGGCTCGCTCCGCTCATCGAGACGTACAGCATCTTGTCCATCGAATCCTCCAGGCCCGCGGCGATTGCCGGTCGCGGGTGTCTTGGAGGCTATTCAGCAAGGGGCGTGCCAGAATCGAAATTCACACCCAAAGCACTGATATAAAAGGATTTTAAAAAATAAAAGGCTCCCGAAGGAGCCTTTCGAAGCCGCCGGCGGCGATGGTCTGCCGCCACCGGCAAGGGGGATTTGCCGCCTGGGCTTTTCTGTAGGGGCGATTCCTTACCGCAGGTTGATGATGGTCTGGGTGACCGCATCCTCGGTCTGGATGGTCTTGGCGTTGGCCTGGTAGTTGCGCTGGGCGACGATCAGGTCCACCAGCTCGCTGGACAGATCGACGTTGGAAGCCTCCAGGGAGCCGGACTGCAACGCGCCGAGGGTGCCCGAGCGCGGGGTGCCGATCACCGGCTCGCCGGACTCCGAGGACTGCACCCAGGAGGTCTTGCCGATCGGGGTCAGGCCCTGGACGTTGGCGAAGTTCGCCAGCACCACCTGCCCTTGCACCTTGGACTGGCCGTTGGTGTAGCGGGCGAAGATGTTGCCCTGGTCATCGATCTCCAGACCCGAGAGCTGGCCGGTGGTGTAGCCGTCCTGGTTGACGCTGTTCACCGCGAAGGCGGTGGCGTACTGGGTGGACTTGCGGATGTCCAGGGTGACGCCGCCGGCGTTGGCGGTGGCGCCGTTGGCGCTCCAGGTCGGCGGGGTCTTGCCGTCGGAGATGGCCGGAACCCAGTCACCCATGACCAGTGTGCCGTCGGTGGGATTCACCGAGAAGGCATTGCCAGTGCCGTTGTTCACCGGGGTCTGGGTCAGCAGCTGGCCCGCTGCGCTGAAGTTCAGGTTGACCTGGTACGGACTGCTACCCATCCCACTGACGGCAGCCAGCACGCTGGCCGGAGTCGCGCCGGCCGCCGCAGCGGCGGCAGCGGCAGCGGCCTTGGCGGCGGGCGTTGCGGTGGAGGCCGCCACGGCATTGGAGACATCCGCCGCCGTCGCCCCGGCAACACCGGCCGCCGTGGTGGCAGCGCTGATGGCCGTGGTGTCGTCGGTCGGATTGGCCGGGTTACGGCCATCCACCAGCACGTTCATGGTCCAGTCGTTGGGGCCGGTCTTGGTGAAGTACTGGGTCAGCACGTGGGCGTTGCCCTGGCTGTCGTAGATGTTCACCGAAGTGGACGAGTTATAGGTGGTCGGGTCGTTGGGGTTGAACGGGGTGACCGTCGGCGTGGTGTTGGTGGAGTTCAGGTTGAAGGTCTGGTCGATCTGGCTGGTGGCCTTCGGCGCCTGGTTGCCGGTTTCGATGTGCAGATCGCCGACCACGCCGTTCTGCAGCTGGCCCTGGGCATTCACCGCATAGCCCTGCAGGCGGTAGCCGTTGTTGTCCACCACGTAGCCGTTCTTGTCGGTACCGAAGTAACCGGCACGGGTATAGCTCACCGCACCATTGTTGCTGGTAACGAAGAAGCCGTTGCCGTTGATGGCCATGTCCAGCGCGTTCTGCGTGGAATCGATGGTGCCCTGGTTGAACAGCTGCGAAACGTTGGACAGCAGCACACCGCTGCCGACCGGGTTGCTGCCGGAACCCAGCACGGAGGCGGCATACACATCGGAGAACTCCGAGCGCGACTGCTTGAAGCCGACGGTGCTGGCGTTGGCGATGTTGTTGCCGGTGGTATTCAGGTCACTGGAGGCGGCCTTGATGCCGCTGAGCCCGATATTGAAAGACATCTTTATCTCCTTGTCGGTATCGCCGACGAATCTGTTCGGTCGGGCGAAAAGCCCGCCAGCGGCAGGTTACTGACCGATGATCTGCACTTTGGAAAGGCCGATGCTGCCGAGCCCCGCGAGGTTCAGGGTCAGCTCGCCGCCGTTCTGCCCGAGGGTCACGCTGTCGACATTGGCCGGCAGGAAAGTGGTCAGGGCGTAGGTCTTGCCTTCGTAGTTGGTCTGCGCCTCGAACTTGTAGCGTCCCGGCGGCATGAGATTGCCGCTCGAATCCTTGCCGTCCCACATGAAGTTGACGTTGCCGGCGGTCTGCTGGCCCATCTCGACGCGGTTCACCAGGGTGCCCTTGTCGTCGTAGACGTTGACCCAGCTGTTGGCCGTGGAAACCGGCAGCGTGTAGGTGCCCTTGAAGGTCTCGGCGGTATCGACCATCGACTTGTCGGTCGGCACGATGACCTTGCGTCCCACCAGGGACGAGGCTTGCAGGGCCTGGGACGACTGGTAGTTGGAGAGCATGCTGTCCATGCTCGAGTTCAGCGACTGGATGCCTTCCACGGTGCTGAACTGCGCCAGCTGGGCAATGAATTCGCCGTTTTCCTGCGGCGACATCGGGTCCTGGTTGTTCATCTGCGCCACCAGCAACTTGAGGAACTCGTCCTTGCCAAGGTTGTTCTTGCCGGTGGTGCCGCTGCTCTCCTTCTTGACCGAGTACTGGTCCAGTACGGAGTTGGCGCCGTTGATGCTGCTGTTATCGATGCTCATAGTGCTTCCTCAGCGCTT of the Pseudomonas sp. PSE14 genome contains:
- the flgH gene encoding flagellar basal body L-ring protein FlgH, giving the protein MNRSHLLPLLAVAALAGCVSPPPKPDDPYYAPVMPRTPIPAAQNNGSIYQSGFDNNLYGDRKAFRVGDIITITLNEKTQASKKANSDISKDSKTKLGLTSMFGSGLTTDNPIGGGDLSLSAEYGGSRDAKGDSQAGQSNSLTGSVTVTVAEVMPNGILAVRGEKWMTLNTGNELVRIAGLIRADDIATDNTVSSTRVADARITYSGTGAFADASQPGWFDRFFLSPLFPF
- the flgG gene encoding flagellar basal-body rod protein FlgG → MLSALWVSKTGLSAQDMNLTTISNNLANVSTTGFKRDRAEFQDLLYQIKRQPGANSTQDSQLPSGLQLGTGVRIVGTQKNFTEGSLQTTDQPLDMALNGRGFFQVLMPDGTVGYTRDGSFHLNSDGQIVTANGYALEPAVVVPNETQTFTVGQDGTVSVTTPANPQPQIIGNIQTADFVNPAGLQAIGNNLFLETGSSGAPQVGTPGLNGLGTVQQNTLENSNVNVVEELVNMITTQRAYEMNSKVISTADQMLSFVTQNL
- a CDS encoding flagellar basal body rod protein FlgF — protein: MDKMLYVSMSGASQNTLAMRAHANNLANISTNGFRRDFEQARSMQVFGDSFPARVYAMTERPATDFTPGSLQETGRDLDVAAKGDAWIAVQAPDGGEAYVRTGSLEIDALGQLRTGDGLPVIGNGGPIAVPPQEKIDIGEDGTISIRGLGDSPSVVAEVDRIKLVTPDPKKLEKGLDGLVRIKQEPGQPAPQADANATVVSGFLEASNVNAVEEMTSILSLSRQFELHVKMMRTAEDDSAAMARVLQFS
- a CDS encoding flagellar hook protein FlgE, yielding MSFNIGLSGIKAASSDLNTTGNNIANASTVGFKQSRSEFSDVYAASVLGSGSNPVGSGVLLSNVSQLFNQGTIDSTQNALDMAINGNGFFVTSNNGAVSYTRAGYFGTDKNGYVVDNNGYRLQGYAVNAQGQLQNGVVGDLHIETGNQAPKATSQIDQTFNLNSTNTTPTVTPFNPNDPTTYNSSTSVNIYDSQGNAHVLTQYFTKTGPNDWTMNVLVDGRNPANPTDDTTAISAATTAAGVAGATAADVSNAVAASTATPAAKAAAAAAAAAAGATPASVLAAVSGMGSSPYQVNLNFSAAGQLLTQTPVNNGTGNAFSVNPTDGTLVMGDWVPAISDGKTPPTWSANGATANAGGVTLDIRKSTQYATAFAVNSVNQDGYTTGQLSGLEIDDQGNIFARYTNGQSKVQGQVVLANFANVQGLTPIGKTSWVQSSESGEPVIGTPRSGTLGALQSGSLEASNVDLSSELVDLIVAQRNYQANAKTIQTEDAVTQTIINLR
- the flgD gene encoding flagellar hook assembly protein FlgD; translated protein: MSIDNSSINGANSVLDQYSVKKESSGTTGKNNLGKDEFLKLLVAQMNNQDPMSPQENGEFIAQLAQFSTVEGIQSLNSSMDSMLSNYQSSQALQASSLVGRKVIVPTDKSMVDTAETFKGTYTLPVSTANSWVNVYDDKGTLVNRVEMGQQTAGNVNFMWDGKDSSGNLMPPGRYKFEAQTNYEGKTYALTTFLPANVDSVTLGQNGGELTLNLAGLGSIGLSKVQIIGQ